GATACCGCCGCCAGGACGAAGCGGGCACTCCGTTCGGCGTGACGATTGATTTCGATACGCTGGGCGAGACGCCGGAGTTGCTGAACACCGTGACGCTGCGCGACCGCGACACGATGCGGCAGGATCGGGTGAAGATCGACGACCTGCTCCCGCGGCTCCTGGCGAAGGTCCGGTAACGCAGCGCAGATTCTCGATCGCGGAATTGCCTTCCGCAGGGCAGGGCAGGCTCCGCGCCCTGGAACTTCTGGCGCGCTGCCGATTGCAAATCGGCGATACGGCAGAGTTCAACTCTGCGCTACGGGTTTCGGAAGTTCAACAAACCCTGTTGTGAAGCCAGCCCTCAACCATCCGGTCGCTCTGGTCGTCAGCGCCGCCGTGTTGTGGAGCACGGGCGGGCTCGCCATCAAATCGGTCGAGTGGAACGCGCTGGCCATCGCCGCGACCCGGAGCGCGATTGCCGCCGTCACCGTGTGTTTCCTGATCGGGAGGCCGCGCTTCACCTTCTCGGCGGTGCAACTCGGAGGGGCGCTCGCCTACGCGGCCACCGTCACCTTGTTCGTCGCCGCCAACAAACTCACCACGGCGGCGAACGCCATCTTCCTGCAATACACCGCGCCGGTTTATGTCGCGTTGTTCGGCGCGTGGTTCCTGCGCGAGCATCCGACGCGGCTGGACTGGGCCTTGATCGTCGTTGCGGTCGCGGGCGTGGGGTTGTTCTTCATCGACGAACTTTCGTGGCACGGGCTTTGGGGAAATCTTTGCGCGCTCGGCAGCGGACTGGCGTTCGCGTTGCTGATTTTGCTGCTGCGCAGC
The genomic region above belongs to Verrucomicrobiota bacterium and contains:
- a CDS encoding EamA/RhaT family transporter, with protein sequence MKPALNHPVALVVSAAVLWSTGGLAIKSVEWNALAIAATRSAIAAVTVCFLIGRPRFTFSAVQLGGALAYAATVTLFVAANKLTTAANAIFLQYTAPVYVALFGAWFLREHPTRLDWALIVVAVAGVGLFFIDELSWHGLWGNLCALGSGLAFALLILLLRSQKDASPIESVLLGNALTALIGLPFAFSSWPSARSWLGLVWLGVFQLGLAYVLYTKGIKHVRALESTLISTVEPVLNPIWVMLFLGEMPGRWSWIGGGLVILAATVRGVLTARSSNS